Proteins encoded together in one Microbacterium oxydans window:
- a CDS encoding carbohydrate ABC transporter permease, with translation MAAWLFISPLAIVSLLVIGGPGVASLVFSFTDWDGLGAASFIGIDNYIELFQSPAVLSAIWHNLIWTLFFLVVPITMALLGAFLLSRIRRGQAVFRVLYFIPYVLATIVSATIWRQILSPTAGIGPALSSFGLDWLADVNFLGDPSLALGAVAFVNNWQWWGFLLVLFVAAMQGVNPALYEAARLDGANAWQEFWHITLPGIRPTFMFLVLMTVIWSFLVFDYVYILTQGGPAGSTDVLATVLYRTAFAEQRAGYASAMAMLLSVISAVVVGGYLFLRKKLDWDV, from the coding sequence GTGGCGGCGTGGCTCTTCATCTCGCCGCTCGCGATCGTGAGCCTGCTCGTCATCGGCGGGCCGGGCGTCGCCTCCCTCGTCTTCTCCTTCACCGACTGGGACGGCCTCGGCGCCGCCTCCTTCATCGGGATCGACAACTACATCGAGCTGTTCCAGAGTCCCGCCGTGCTCTCGGCGATCTGGCACAACCTGATCTGGACGCTCTTCTTCCTGGTCGTGCCCATCACGATGGCGCTGCTCGGGGCGTTCCTGCTGTCCCGCATCCGTCGCGGTCAGGCGGTCTTCCGGGTCCTGTACTTCATCCCCTACGTGCTGGCGACGATCGTCTCGGCGACCATCTGGCGCCAGATCCTCAGCCCCACGGCGGGCATCGGCCCGGCACTGTCGTCCTTCGGGCTCGACTGGCTGGCCGACGTGAACTTCCTCGGCGATCCGTCACTCGCTCTCGGCGCGGTCGCGTTCGTCAACAACTGGCAGTGGTGGGGCTTCCTGCTCGTGCTGTTCGTGGCGGCGATGCAGGGTGTGAACCCCGCGCTCTACGAGGCGGCACGGCTCGACGGAGCGAACGCGTGGCAGGAGTTCTGGCACATCACGCTGCCGGGCATCCGTCCGACGTTCATGTTCCTGGTGCTCATGACCGTGATCTGGTCGTTCCTGGTCTTCGACTACGTGTACATCCTCACGCAGGGTGGACCGGCCGGTTCCACCGACGTGCTCGCGACGGTGCTGTACCGCACCGCGTTCGCGGAGCAGCGCGCCGGGTACGCCTCCGCGATGGCGATGCTGCTGTCGGTCATCAGCGCGGTCGTGGTCGGCGGATACCTCTTTCTCCGCAAGAAGCTCGATTGGGACGTGTGA
- a CDS encoding ribokinase, producing the protein MARITVVGSANVDLVVGVRSIPSPGETVLGGGLVRHPGGKGANQAVAAALQGAEVDLLVAVGDDDEGRYLTDRIGAAGVDVSRLQVVSDRPTGTALITVSDDGENAIVVSPGANAELQVAELRGDIVSVSCEISTDAVRQALEAGRAAGAMTVLNPSPMPDEPTALMPLVDLVVLNHHEVEQLAGVSVADVDALVARLGEIGCRAAVITRGSRGSLVLEDLDGPAPRVSVVDAFAVTAVDTTGCGDAFTGAMVASLAAGASLVVACQDASAVAAIAATRPGAQSSYPTADEVESFRAQSAARRSA; encoded by the coding sequence ATGGCACGGATCACGGTGGTCGGGAGCGCGAACGTCGACCTCGTGGTCGGTGTGCGCTCCATCCCGTCGCCGGGGGAGACCGTGCTCGGCGGCGGACTCGTGCGGCATCCGGGCGGCAAGGGCGCGAATCAGGCCGTCGCCGCCGCGCTCCAGGGCGCGGAGGTCGATCTCCTGGTGGCGGTCGGCGACGATGACGAAGGCCGCTATCTGACCGACCGGATCGGTGCGGCGGGCGTCGACGTGTCCCGCCTGCAGGTCGTCTCCGACCGACCGACCGGCACGGCACTCATCACCGTGAGCGACGACGGAGAGAACGCGATCGTCGTCTCGCCCGGTGCCAATGCGGAGCTGCAGGTCGCGGAGCTCCGGGGTGACATCGTCAGCGTGAGCTGCGAGATCTCGACCGACGCGGTGCGACAGGCGCTCGAAGCCGGGCGAGCGGCGGGCGCGATGACCGTGCTGAATCCCTCCCCGATGCCCGACGAGCCGACCGCGCTGATGCCCCTGGTCGACCTGGTCGTGCTCAACCATCACGAGGTCGAGCAGCTCGCCGGCGTCTCCGTCGCCGATGTCGACGCCCTCGTCGCGCGGCTGGGAGAGATCGGATGCCGCGCCGCGGTGATCACGCGCGGCTCTCGGGGATCTCTCGTGCTCGAGGACCTCGACGGCCCGGCGCCCCGCGTGAGCGTCGTCGACGCCTTCGCTGTCACCGCCGTCGATACGACCGGGTGCGGCGATGCCTTCACCGGGGCGATGGTCGCCTCTCTGGCCGCAGGTGCGTCGTTGGTCGTGGCGTGCCAGGACGCATCGGCGGTCGCCGCGATCGCCGCGACCCGGCCGGGTGCCCAGAGCTCCTACCCGACGGCGGACGAGGTCGAGAGCTTCCGTGCGCAGTCCGCTGCGCGTCGCTCCGCGTAG
- a CDS encoding ABC transporter substrate-binding protein: protein MTKKFTRWSAVVAMTAAGALLAGCASSGTPSDTVTYWSAFISKDTERYYQEHYVDAFNKASDDAQVKMEVKQLQNLGSLTDTAVSAGRGADVVYSAGPSSALGFAAADRIDSLDDYSAEYGWEDMLQPWAYEASKVDGELTSVPVEYGSIVLYYNPGVFEEHGWTVPTTRAEFEKVAQEAQDAGIMPIGAGNSGYQAQSEWYLSAFLNMAVGPQKLYEALTGEAKFTDPEFVDAIALFQDQIDKKWWGGGKDRWFTNTDTDMLTGLADGSIAMYITGTWAFGDAESYFGEAAGNDQEWDWAPLPSLSDDVEPGVYPMAIGTSLSVNSASNNKDGAAAYIDSVINDPAKSYDYLAATGQNPPPLVDFSTMPAEVDERAARLYTDAPESGNLGYASWTFFPAATDTYLWSEFDKVILGDMTPKDYLAGLQKTFDKELSAGKVVTPFAPSAD from the coding sequence ATGACAAAGAAGTTCACGCGCTGGAGCGCCGTCGTGGCGATGACCGCCGCCGGTGCTCTCCTCGCCGGATGCGCATCCTCCGGCACGCCCTCGGACACGGTGACCTACTGGAGCGCCTTCATCTCGAAGGACACCGAGCGCTACTACCAGGAGCACTACGTCGACGCCTTCAACAAGGCCTCCGACGACGCGCAGGTGAAGATGGAGGTCAAGCAGCTGCAGAACCTCGGGTCTCTCACCGACACCGCCGTCTCCGCGGGCCGCGGTGCCGACGTGGTGTACTCGGCCGGACCGTCGAGCGCCCTCGGATTCGCCGCTGCGGACCGCATCGACTCGCTCGACGACTACTCGGCGGAGTACGGGTGGGAGGACATGCTCCAGCCCTGGGCGTATGAGGCGAGCAAGGTCGACGGCGAGCTCACCTCGGTGCCCGTCGAGTACGGCTCCATCGTGCTGTACTACAACCCCGGTGTGTTCGAGGAGCACGGCTGGACCGTGCCGACCACGCGCGCGGAGTTCGAGAAGGTCGCGCAGGAGGCCCAGGACGCGGGCATCATGCCCATCGGCGCGGGCAACAGCGGCTACCAGGCGCAGAGCGAGTGGTACCTCTCGGCGTTCCTCAACATGGCCGTCGGCCCGCAGAAGCTCTACGAGGCGCTGACCGGAGAGGCGAAGTTCACCGACCCCGAGTTCGTCGACGCGATCGCCCTCTTCCAGGACCAGATCGACAAGAAGTGGTGGGGCGGCGGCAAGGACCGCTGGTTCACGAACACCGACACCGACATGCTCACCGGTCTCGCCGATGGCAGCATCGCGATGTACATCACCGGCACCTGGGCGTTCGGCGACGCGGAGTCGTACTTCGGCGAGGCGGCCGGCAACGATCAGGAATGGGACTGGGCACCACTGCCGTCGCTCAGCGATGACGTCGAGCCCGGGGTGTACCCGATGGCGATCGGCACGTCGCTCTCGGTGAACTCGGCCTCGAATAACAAGGACGGCGCCGCGGCGTACATCGACTCGGTGATCAACGATCCGGCGAAGTCCTACGACTACCTCGCCGCGACCGGTCAGAACCCGCCGCCGCTGGTGGACTTCTCCACGATGCCCGCCGAGGTCGACGAGCGCGCCGCACGTCTGTACACGGATGCCCCGGAGAGCGGCAACCTCGGCTACGCGAGCTGGACCTTCTTCCCCGCTGCGACCGACACGTACCTGTGGTCGGAGTTCGACAAGGTGATCCTGGGCGACATGACGCCGAAGGACTACCTCGCCGGCCTGCAGAAGACGTTCGACAAAGAGCTGAGCGCCGGCAAGGTCGTCACGCCGTTCGCTCCGTCCGCCGACTGA
- a CDS encoding ADP-ribosylglycohydrolase family protein yields the protein MSRDRARGALVGLAIGDAMGAPTEGMTIQQIHEEFGRVASLAPDAAGTDDTEYAVLTATAILAHGSALTSEKVAAAWSEAVAEQRGGFYGAGFSEMVAIANLAHGVNPPASGMRNYERWSDGAAMRVAPIGIFASGDPLEARRLARIDARVSHAYDGIYAAEAIAAGVATALVTTSYEEVRDAVIAALPVDSWTARLVQRAVRIGATHSSAEGAMAELYEEISLFHYPWADAAPEAVALAMGLFEAARGDFQDALIASVNIGRDSDTIAAINGALTGAMCGFDAFPPEWTTQVLEVHGRCILATAGTDLLDLADRLHDASLASDRTRRSDEGLIDVS from the coding sequence GTGAGCCGTGACCGCGCCCGGGGGGCGCTGGTCGGTCTGGCCATCGGCGATGCGATGGGCGCCCCCACCGAGGGCATGACCATCCAGCAGATCCACGAGGAGTTCGGCCGGGTGGCGTCCCTCGCGCCCGATGCCGCGGGTACCGACGACACGGAGTACGCGGTCCTCACCGCCACGGCGATCCTCGCGCACGGCAGCGCGCTCACCTCCGAGAAGGTCGCCGCCGCGTGGAGCGAGGCCGTCGCCGAGCAGCGCGGCGGCTTCTACGGCGCCGGCTTCAGCGAGATGGTCGCCATCGCGAATCTCGCGCACGGCGTGAACCCGCCGGCATCCGGCATGCGCAACTACGAGCGCTGGAGCGACGGCGCAGCGATGCGCGTCGCCCCGATCGGCATCTTCGCGAGCGGCGACCCGCTCGAAGCCCGACGCCTCGCGCGGATCGACGCGCGCGTCAGCCACGCCTACGACGGGATCTATGCGGCGGAGGCGATCGCCGCCGGTGTCGCCACCGCCCTCGTCACCACCTCGTACGAAGAGGTGCGCGACGCCGTCATCGCCGCGCTTCCGGTCGATTCCTGGACCGCCCGCCTCGTGCAGCGCGCCGTGCGGATCGGGGCGACCCATTCCTCGGCGGAAGGCGCGATGGCGGAGCTCTACGAGGAGATCTCGCTCTTCCACTACCCCTGGGCCGACGCGGCGCCCGAGGCCGTCGCCCTGGCCATGGGGCTGTTCGAGGCCGCGCGCGGCGACTTCCAGGACGCCCTGATCGCCTCCGTGAACATCGGCCGCGACTCCGACACGATCGCGGCGATCAACGGAGCACTGACCGGCGCGATGTGCGGGTTCGACGCCTTCCCGCCCGAGTGGACCACGCAGGTGCTGGAGGTGCACGGCCGCTGCATCCTCGCCACCGCCGGCACCGACCTGCTCGACCTGGCGGACCGTCTGCACGACGCCTCCCTCGCCTCCGACCGCACGCGACGCTCCGACGAAGGGCTCATCGATGTCTCCTGA
- a CDS encoding carbohydrate ABC transporter permease yields the protein MTTGIDLPRTGSTRREASARRRGETARRDPRRPRPLSWLVLIVLAVYAAGPLVVFLFNALKTPAEISRSPIGVPTEWRWDNFVQAFTDADMGQGLLNSFLISVSTAAGVCVIASMAAYSMTRLDLPGKGAWILYILVSTSLPIQLFLVPLLSLWSTLGLYNSQFGLIVIYWAVYSPFATMLLRAFLLTIPKEYEEAARLDGAGEWRLFSRVMVPMIWPGILTVALVSGLQAYNEFLLAVTFIQDSDKLPVALSLFSFQQSQSPNWALVSAAGLIMAIPVIVVFLLLQRKFIEGYTQGGLAN from the coding sequence ATGACGACAGGCATCGACCTCCCGCGCACCGGGAGCACACGTCGCGAGGCCTCGGCACGGCGCCGGGGCGAGACCGCACGTCGCGACCCCCGGAGGCCGCGGCCGCTGAGCTGGCTCGTGCTCATCGTGCTCGCGGTGTACGCCGCGGGTCCGCTCGTGGTGTTCCTCTTCAATGCGCTGAAGACCCCGGCGGAGATCAGTCGCTCCCCGATCGGCGTTCCGACCGAGTGGCGCTGGGACAACTTCGTGCAGGCGTTCACGGATGCCGACATGGGTCAGGGCCTGCTGAACAGCTTCCTGATCTCGGTCAGCACCGCGGCCGGCGTGTGCGTCATCGCGAGCATGGCCGCGTACTCGATGACGCGCCTCGACCTGCCGGGCAAGGGGGCGTGGATCCTCTACATCCTGGTGTCGACGTCCCTCCCGATCCAGCTGTTCCTGGTGCCGCTGCTGTCGCTGTGGTCGACGCTCGGCCTCTACAACAGCCAGTTCGGGCTCATCGTCATCTACTGGGCGGTGTACTCTCCGTTCGCGACGATGCTCCTGCGTGCGTTCCTCCTCACCATCCCCAAGGAGTACGAGGAGGCGGCACGTCTCGACGGCGCGGGGGAGTGGCGTCTGTTCTCGCGCGTGATGGTGCCGATGATCTGGCCGGGCATCCTCACCGTCGCCCTCGTCTCCGGGCTGCAGGCGTACAACGAGTTCCTGCTCGCGGTGACGTTCATCCAGGACAGCGACAAGCTTCCTGTGGCCCTGTCGCTGTTCTCCTTCCAGCAGTCGCAGTCGCCGAACTGGGCTCTCGTGAGCGCGGCCGGCCTCATCATGGCCATCCCGGTTATCGTGGTGTTCCTGCTGCTGCAGCGGAAGTTCATCGAGGGATACACCCAGGGAGGGCTGGCGAACTGA
- a CDS encoding ParB N-terminal domain-containing protein: MADSNEIIAEPLDELTKRSLEYLPVAELLLDTRNPRLVTSGTPTQEKLMRLLYETESLDELAASFADNGYFAEEPLVVVPDESGWVVVEGNRRLTTLKILLSSKARASLGIKDWPELTPAQRSALELVPCVKYEKREDVFPFLGFRHITGPKKWAPFQRARFIAQLIDDGKDLSEIEDLVGDTGQTVKKLYQDYVVFEQVKKDLDLPERPIRERFSLLEVTLGQRSIKTFLNIPRRLPVERVDALVPDDHLDQLEEVVTWVFGSEETAPVISDSRAITNRLAPVLASETATAYLRKTGDLEAAYEFSDGEKAYLLKRVQSAERALRDVASLISIYRTDDDIVSGVARLAQVVEGLSAVVDAE; encoded by the coding sequence ATGGCCGACAGCAACGAGATCATCGCAGAGCCTCTCGATGAGCTGACCAAACGATCTCTCGAGTACCTTCCGGTGGCTGAGTTGCTGCTCGACACGCGCAACCCTCGGCTTGTCACTTCGGGCACCCCCACCCAAGAAAAGCTCATGCGGCTGCTGTATGAAACCGAGTCGCTTGACGAGCTCGCCGCATCTTTCGCGGACAACGGTTACTTCGCCGAAGAGCCACTCGTGGTCGTACCAGATGAGTCCGGGTGGGTGGTCGTCGAAGGGAACCGACGCCTGACGACCCTGAAGATCCTGCTGTCGTCCAAAGCACGAGCTAGTCTTGGGATCAAGGACTGGCCGGAACTCACCCCTGCTCAACGCTCCGCACTGGAACTCGTGCCCTGCGTGAAATACGAGAAGCGCGAAGATGTGTTCCCTTTTCTCGGGTTTCGACACATCACCGGGCCCAAGAAGTGGGCGCCCTTCCAGCGCGCACGGTTCATCGCCCAGCTGATTGACGACGGCAAGGACCTTAGCGAGATCGAGGACCTCGTAGGAGACACGGGGCAGACAGTCAAGAAGCTCTACCAGGACTACGTAGTTTTCGAGCAAGTAAAAAAGGATCTCGACCTGCCGGAACGCCCAATCCGTGAACGGTTCTCACTACTCGAGGTCACCCTCGGACAGCGCTCGATCAAGACGTTTCTCAACATTCCGCGCCGGCTCCCAGTCGAGCGAGTCGATGCTTTGGTCCCAGATGACCATCTAGACCAGCTCGAAGAAGTTGTCACTTGGGTCTTCGGATCCGAGGAAACCGCACCTGTTATCTCTGACTCGCGTGCAATCACGAATCGACTTGCGCCGGTGTTGGCCAGCGAGACCGCGACCGCCTACCTGCGAAAGACAGGTGACCTTGAAGCCGCCTACGAGTTCAGTGACGGCGAGAAGGCGTACCTGCTCAAGCGCGTACAGAGCGCGGAACGTGCCCTCCGCGACGTGGCCAGCTTGATAAGCATCTACCGCACCGATGATGACATCGTCTCGGGTGTCGCCCGTCTTGCTCAGGTCGTTGAGGGCCTCAGCGCGGTGGTAGATGCCGAGTGA
- a CDS encoding DNA cytosine methyltransferase: protein MLSVLSLFSGAGGMDVGLSRAGFNHVGLIELGQRQRETLDLNGVGPLLGDGDVNALAKVLDPGELGLAPGELDLLAGGPPCQPFSMAAQWAARGRQGMLDPRAETVVSTLSLVRKFLPRAVLFENVKGFVQGPRAAIGYLESEFASIRDETGVRYQLHVRMINAADFGVPQNRQRAIVVAIRDEAEFVWPTPTHDEHPLTAWDALWDVDVATRPSNRGKWADLLPLIPEGNNYLWLTSRGQGPELFGYRTKYWNFLLKLARDRPSWTLPASPGPSTGPFHWENRPLAMEEQLRLQSFPDGWRVAGNYREQTLQIGNATPPLLAEVLGQAIKRTLVRAPAEKPSLLRGPAAKAPVPQRAETVVPLRYVAMVGSKDAHAGEGKGPAAKPLPSAKEDTDVAMAVL, encoded by the coding sequence GTGCTGAGCGTCTTGTCGTTGTTCTCTGGTGCCGGCGGTATGGATGTCGGTCTCTCGAGAGCGGGCTTCAATCACGTTGGGCTCATCGAGCTAGGGCAGCGGCAGCGTGAAACCCTAGATCTGAACGGCGTCGGTCCGCTCCTTGGCGATGGAGACGTGAACGCGCTGGCGAAGGTTCTGGATCCGGGCGAGCTGGGCTTGGCTCCTGGCGAACTGGATCTTCTGGCGGGCGGCCCTCCATGTCAGCCGTTCTCGATGGCGGCACAGTGGGCGGCGAGGGGAAGACAGGGCATGCTTGACCCGCGCGCCGAGACCGTCGTGAGCACTCTTTCGCTAGTCCGCAAGTTTTTGCCACGAGCGGTGCTCTTCGAGAATGTCAAAGGGTTTGTCCAAGGGCCGCGCGCAGCCATTGGCTACCTGGAGAGCGAGTTCGCGAGCATCCGCGATGAAACCGGTGTCCGGTATCAGCTCCACGTCCGTATGATCAATGCTGCTGACTTCGGCGTGCCGCAGAACAGGCAGCGCGCAATTGTCGTGGCGATTCGTGATGAAGCGGAGTTCGTTTGGCCGACGCCGACCCACGATGAACACCCGCTCACTGCATGGGACGCCCTATGGGACGTTGATGTCGCGACGCGTCCATCAAATCGAGGAAAGTGGGCCGACCTTCTGCCGCTGATTCCAGAGGGTAACAACTACCTGTGGCTGACGAGTAGGGGGCAGGGGCCGGAACTGTTCGGATATCGAACCAAGTACTGGAACTTCCTTCTTAAGCTCGCCCGAGATCGGCCATCTTGGACGCTGCCTGCTTCGCCAGGACCGTCAACGGGGCCGTTTCATTGGGAAAATAGACCGCTGGCGATGGAGGAACAGCTTCGGCTTCAGTCCTTCCCCGACGGATGGAGAGTCGCGGGAAACTATCGAGAGCAAACCCTCCAGATTGGCAACGCTACCCCTCCGCTACTTGCCGAAGTTCTCGGGCAGGCCATCAAGCGAACTCTGGTTCGAGCACCGGCCGAAAAGCCCTCGCTGCTTCGCGGGCCCGCCGCTAAAGCGCCGGTACCGCAGAGAGCCGAGACGGTCGTGCCCCTGCGCTATGTCGCCATGGTCGGCTCCAAGGACGCGCATGCTGGCGAAGGCAAGGGTCCAGCAGCGAAGCCCCTCCCATCGGCGAAAGAGGACACCGACGTCGCTATGGCCGTGCTCTAG
- a CDS encoding PIN domain-containing protein produces MKTLVLDSTELYRDWLFKGATVQLLEHAISRTIEAVAIPGPVVEELVANHERQSEDALARLNKAALECQRLGILDAIPRSAPLDYRAYVTELWDERLGFTILRWPSVSHQELVSRATTRTAPFDHKGGGYRDALVWHSALELARDGKEVVLISADRAFTDGGEGLAQSLRDEAASLAGSVELVRDLAPWLLDHLPWQSVSTNDALLNARDDVFRSYFLESDFQEQLAPDAEAIGFDRAPYHFETDDVQWSGALDRVSVRRTDEGATFIEYEIGEIVDFTALLPEGSRLEPHWEISSAPYPAQIRVQGSAEITLRVGVLFEADTSFTFDDLSWHRADGRGNGAPVQAYDPGPALFEF; encoded by the coding sequence GTGAAGACACTGGTGCTGGACTCCACCGAGCTGTATCGAGACTGGCTATTCAAAGGCGCCACCGTTCAGCTTCTTGAACATGCAATATCGAGGACGATTGAAGCAGTTGCGATTCCCGGGCCAGTCGTTGAGGAGCTAGTCGCGAATCATGAACGCCAAAGCGAAGACGCTTTAGCGAGGCTCAACAAGGCAGCCCTCGAGTGTCAGCGGCTCGGCATTCTCGATGCCATCCCTCGTTCAGCACCATTGGACTACCGTGCATACGTGACTGAGCTATGGGACGAGCGCTTGGGCTTCACTATCTTGCGCTGGCCTTCAGTCTCGCATCAAGAATTGGTCAGTCGTGCGACAACTCGAACTGCGCCATTTGACCATAAGGGCGGGGGCTATCGCGACGCGCTGGTCTGGCACAGTGCGCTCGAACTAGCTAGAGACGGGAAGGAGGTAGTGCTCATTTCAGCGGACCGCGCATTCACCGACGGAGGGGAAGGCCTCGCGCAGTCACTCCGCGACGAGGCCGCCTCACTAGCCGGATCCGTTGAACTTGTTCGAGACCTCGCCCCGTGGCTCTTGGACCATCTGCCCTGGCAAAGCGTTTCCACGAACGATGCCCTACTGAACGCCAGAGACGATGTATTCCGCTCTTACTTCCTCGAATCAGATTTCCAGGAGCAACTCGCGCCGGATGCAGAGGCGATCGGGTTCGATCGCGCCCCGTACCATTTCGAGACCGACGACGTCCAGTGGAGCGGGGCGTTGGATCGGGTCTCTGTTCGCCGAACAGACGAGGGTGCCACCTTTATTGAGTACGAGATCGGCGAGATCGTCGATTTCACGGCTCTGCTTCCCGAGGGGTCAAGGCTTGAGCCTCATTGGGAGATCTCTTCAGCCCCGTACCCGGCTCAAATTCGAGTCCAGGGCTCAGCTGAAATAACACTTCGTGTCGGTGTGCTCTTTGAGGCCGATACATCCTTCACGTTCGATGATCTGTCATGGCATCGCGCTGACGGCAGAGGGAACGGGGCGCCTGTTCAGGCATACGATCCAGGCCCTGCGCTCTTTGAGTTCTAG
- a CDS encoding LacI family DNA-binding transcriptional regulator: MAPEVGIAEVARAAGVSVSTVSQVLSGNRPVSEATRRKVTAAIENLDYRPHPGARSLRSRRTESIALLVPDITNPFYPLVAVGMQDILMPAGYLLSVVDAGSQTGSGHLLRHVLERRFDGVALHADGLSENDRRRITDSQTRVVALGSDIEIEGSDYVESDDVGGFATVVAHLLSTGRRAIGFIAGEEVADPTKLRVRGFREAFAAAGLSVAESDIVFTSFTREGGHAGVEALYARRTDWDAIVCANDLIAIGAMESLRGRGIRIPDDVAVSGYDDIEAAALVHPSLTTVENPAREIGRTAARLLLSRLSGDNADGPTQHITLATRLVVRESTASAPETRTKGMQ, encoded by the coding sequence GTGGCACCAGAGGTAGGCATCGCAGAAGTCGCACGGGCAGCCGGCGTCAGTGTCTCGACCGTCTCCCAGGTCCTCAGCGGCAACCGTCCGGTGAGCGAGGCCACGCGCCGCAAGGTGACGGCGGCCATCGAGAACCTCGACTATCGGCCCCACCCCGGCGCGCGCAGTCTCCGGAGCCGTCGGACCGAGTCGATCGCCCTCCTCGTCCCCGACATCACCAACCCCTTCTACCCCCTCGTCGCGGTCGGGATGCAGGACATCCTGATGCCCGCCGGATATCTGCTCTCGGTGGTGGATGCGGGCAGCCAGACCGGGAGCGGCCACCTGCTGCGCCACGTGCTCGAGCGCCGGTTCGACGGCGTCGCACTGCACGCGGACGGACTGTCCGAGAACGATCGTCGCCGCATCACCGACTCGCAGACGCGTGTGGTGGCCCTCGGCAGCGACATCGAGATCGAAGGCAGCGACTACGTCGAGTCCGACGACGTCGGCGGTTTCGCGACGGTCGTTGCCCACCTCCTCAGCACCGGGCGCCGCGCCATCGGCTTCATCGCCGGTGAGGAAGTGGCCGACCCCACCAAGCTCCGCGTCCGCGGCTTCCGGGAGGCGTTCGCCGCCGCCGGTCTGTCGGTCGCGGAATCCGACATCGTCTTCACCTCGTTCACCCGCGAGGGCGGCCATGCCGGCGTCGAGGCGCTCTATGCGCGGAGGACCGACTGGGACGCGATCGTGTGCGCCAACGACCTCATCGCGATCGGGGCCATGGAGTCGCTGCGCGGGCGCGGCATCCGCATCCCCGACGACGTCGCGGTGAGCGGCTACGACGACATCGAAGCCGCCGCCCTCGTCCACCCCAGCCTCACGACGGTGGAGAACCCCGCCCGCGAGATCGGGCGCACGGCCGCGCGACTGCTCCTCTCCCGTCTCTCCGGCGACAACGCCGACGGCCCGACTCAGCACATCACCCTGGCGACCCGACTCGTCGTGCGCGAGTCGACCGCCTCCGCACCCGAAACCCGCACGAAAGGCATGCAATGA
- a CDS encoding ADP-ribosylglycohydrolase family protein, giving the protein MSPDRLDRVHGALLGLAVGDAIGLPADYHRTVRSPWVRSRMWLGSADLDRAQVAKPLIPFDAITVDGTRLMPTDDTEAAVLAARAALSADPDDPDGLFAEWRRHALADDVWSGIAERSAIVNAQRGDVPPVTGSDNPADASDSAVPSGVVHGLLHAGDPASAAREATRWASITHGRDGVWAAAAMAVAVAELAAGRSIDDALDLAVHEAPEDSWLAAGFRTAADLGPVDVFLDLPRILTALSPRLYSQPGTAAETLPLAFLLLRAAQGRAETALPLAALFARESDSVPAFVGALCGAASGAGGFGARLPESIDRIEGLFYPSLAGESLAALAAEIVSYRA; this is encoded by the coding sequence ATGTCTCCTGATCGTCTCGACCGCGTCCACGGCGCGCTCCTCGGCCTCGCCGTCGGCGACGCGATCGGCCTCCCCGCCGACTACCACCGCACGGTGCGCTCCCCCTGGGTGCGCTCGCGGATGTGGCTCGGGTCCGCCGACCTCGACCGCGCGCAGGTCGCGAAGCCGCTCATCCCCTTCGACGCCATCACCGTGGACGGCACGAGGCTCATGCCGACCGACGACACCGAGGCCGCCGTGCTCGCCGCCCGCGCCGCGTTGAGCGCGGATCCGGACGACCCCGACGGGCTGTTCGCCGAGTGGCGTCGTCACGCGCTGGCCGACGACGTCTGGTCCGGCATCGCCGAGCGCTCGGCGATCGTGAACGCGCAGCGCGGCGACGTGCCCCCGGTCACCGGGAGCGACAATCCCGCCGACGCCTCCGACAGTGCCGTCCCGTCCGGCGTGGTCCACGGGCTCCTGCACGCGGGCGACCCGGCGAGCGCGGCCCGCGAGGCGACCCGCTGGGCATCGATCACGCACGGCAGGGACGGCGTGTGGGCCGCTGCGGCCATGGCGGTCGCGGTCGCCGAGCTGGCCGCCGGTCGCTCGATCGACGACGCTCTCGACCTCGCGGTGCACGAGGCGCCGGAGGACTCCTGGCTCGCTGCGGGGTTCCGCACCGCCGCGGACCTCGGCCCCGTCGACGTCTTCCTCGACCTGCCGCGCATCCTGACCGCGCTGAGCCCGCGCCTGTACAGCCAGCCCGGCACGGCGGCGGAGACACTCCCCCTGGCGTTCCTGCTCCTGCGCGCCGCACAGGGTCGGGCGGAGACCGCACTCCCGCTCGCAGCACTGTTCGCCCGTGAGTCCGACAGCGTCCCCGCGTTCGTCGGCGCTCTCTGCGGGGCCGCATCGGGAGCAGGCGGGTTCGGCGCCCGGCTGCCGGAGTCGATCGACCGCATCGAGGGGCTGTTCTACCCCTCCCTCGCCGGCGAGTCCCTGGCCGCGCTGGCCGCGGAGATCGTCTCGTACCGAGCGTGA